The DNA segment ATTGACATTACCGGTACTGTGCTGGATGAGAAGGGTATACCGCTGCCGGGGGCGACGGTGAAAGCTAAAGGCGCGAAAACCGCGATTACCGATATTAAAGGCCGGTTTATGTTGGAGCATGTGGAAGAGGGGGCTATGGTGATGATTTCGTATACCGGTTATGTAACCCAGGAATTGCCAGCTAAACAGGCGATGGGCACTATTGCGATGAAGCTTTCGGATAATCCATTAGATCAGGTGCAGGTGATTGCTTATGGTACACAGACACAACGTAACAGTGTAGGTAGTGTGGTTTCTATTAAAGCTGACGTCTTAGAAAGACAACTGGTGAAAAACCCTTTACTTGCCCTTCAAGGGTTGGTTCCGAATTTAGAGATTACACCCACAAATGGTTTAAATGGTGCAGGTGTTACTATACGCCTCGGAGGCTCAAATAGTATTTTAAACGGAAACGATCCATTCATTGTGATTGACGGTGTACCTTATGCTTCTCAGACACTAAGCACAGCTAGTGTAGGAAGTTTAATGTTAGGGAATTCGGGTGATAGCAGGGGAGGATCTGGTAATCCGTTAAATTACATTAACCCGGGAGATATAGAAAGTATAGATATTTTAAGAGATGCGGATGCTACTGCCATTTACGGATCAAGGGCGGCGAATGGGGCAATATTGATCACAACTAAAAAAGGTAAGGCAGGGACAACACAATTCGATCTGAACATTCAAAATGGTTGGGGACAAGTAGGTAAATTTTTAAAAGTACTGAATACAGAACAATACCTGGAAATGAGAAGGGAGGCCTTTAAAAATGACGGTCTTCCCATCCCATCAATAATTACCAATCCAAATAATACGGATTATGACGTGAATGGACATTGGGATACCAACAGGTATACCGATTGGCAAAAGGAACTGATCGGCGGTACCGCCCAATATAATAATATTGCATTAACCATATCCGGGGGCAATGTGAATACCCAATTTAGAATATCAGGAACCTATAATCGTATGACGACTGTTTTCCCCGGAGAAAATGCCAACAAATCAAGTAACCTTAGCTTTTCTTTAAGCAATACTTCGAGCGATCAAAAGTTTAGCCTTCAGTTTTCAGGAAGTTATATGGGGGATGTGAACAGGTTACCCGGGGTTGATTTTACCTATTATGGAGTAAAGTTATCACCAAATGCTCCTGAACTTCTTAATTCTGATGGTAGTCTGAACTGGGCTCCTACTTTAGCAGGCATATCGAGTTTAATTGCAAACCCATTGGCTCAGCTAGGGGCAGAGTATAAAGCCAAAACGACCAACTTGGTCTCAGGACTTGCTTTAAAGTATAAGATCTTAAATGGTTTAGAGATAAAAACTAATTTTGGATATACCAAAAATCAAAATGATGAATTTAGCGGCGGCCCTTTGTCTATATATCCACCAGAATATAGAGTAACGTCAAATCCGAATGAATTACGTACCGCTAAGTACTCAAATAATAATATTGATTCCTGGATCATTGAGCCCCAATTGAATTATGATGCTGATTTTAAAGATCATCGATTTAATTTATTAATAGGCGGTACAGCTCAGCAAAGGTCTAGTAATGGTATTAATTTAGCTGGTTCAGGTTATACGAATGATGCTTCGTTAGAGGATATAAAATCAGCGGCTACAATAGTGGCCGGGGCCTCTGTGGTTTCTGTTTACAAATATGTTGGCGTTTTCGGCAGGTTGAATTACAATTTTAAGAATAAATATGTCATTAACCTGACCGTTAGAAGAGACGGCAGCAGTCGTTTTGGCCCCTATACTAAGTTTCATAATTTTGGCTCTGCTGGTGTAGCCTGGATTTTAAGCGAGGAGAAATTTATCAAAGACAATCTGTCATTTCTAAGTTTCGGTAAGGTCAGGGGAAACTACGGTACAACCGGGAGTGATCAAATCGGAGATTATAGCTTTGTTCCAAGATTGAATGCTATTAGTGTTAATGTTCCTTATCAGGGTATCGCCGGTTATATCATGGGAGGTTTATTGAATGAACATCTTGAATGGGAGGAGACGCGGAAATTGCAATTGGGGGTTGATCTTGGTTTTTTAAAAGATAGAATTTTATTAACTGCCAATTATTCGCGCAACAGATGTTCCAATCAATTGTTAGATTATGATTTACCATTAATAGCTGGTTATACCTATATAAATTATAATTTCCCTGCTACTTTGCAAAATAGGGCTATTGATTTTAACCTTAAAACCGTTAATTTAAAAAATGCTGCCCTATCCTGGACCAGCGGTATTAATTTAACATTTCCTGACAATAAATTACTCTCATTTCCAGGAATCGAAACTTCAACTTATGTTAGTAACCTGATAGTTGGGGAACCTTTTAACATACTAAAACGTAATCCCTATGTTGGAATAGATCCAATGACAGGGGTTTTTCAGATTGCGGGTAGAAATGGTCCAACATCTAATGCATCTGAACCTTTTGAACGAATACCTATCGACATCCAAACCGAATATCATGGTGGTGTTTATAATTCATTGATATATAGAGGTGTGCAGTTTGATTTTTTATTTCAATTTGTTAAAAAATTAGGTGCAAATTTTCCTTCCAATCTTCCCGGAAGATTTAATTCAGGTGTAGGGAATCAGCCCATCTCTGTATTAAATCGTTGGCAAAATCCAGGCGATATTGCAGAAAACCAGAGGTTTACGCAGAAAACAACGCTAAGTAGTATTTATAGTCTCATTTTGAGTAGCAATCGGTCATACGTTGATGCTTCATTTATTAGGCTTAAGAATGTGTCCTTATCGTACCAATTACCGAAAGAATGGATAAAAAGGATGTCACTTCAATCCCTCAGAATTTATACACACGTACAAAATCTATTTACACTCACCAGGTATAAAGGCTTGGATCCGGAAACGCAAAGTTCAACTACTTTACCACAACTTCGAATCATTACTTTAGGAATCCAGGCTTCACTATAAAATTTAAGATTATGTTAACTATCACCAAAATATGCAGTAAATATTTTATGATTTTATCCATCATATTTTATATATCTAGTTTAGGATGTAAGAAGTTTGTGGACATCGATCCTCCTGTCACAGACCTGACCACACTTAGTGCTTTTAAGGAGGATAATACCGCTATAGCTGTAATGACAGGGCATTTTGCTAGTTTAAGCAACAACGACCTTGCTTTTACAAATTTTACGGGAATCAGTAGATTTACCGGCCTTTCATCAGATGAATTGAAGTTGTGGGAGGGAGTTTCCGATGCTAAACAGATCGGCTACTTTACCAATGATTTATTTTCTCATCAGGGCGCTTCAGCAGGGGATGAATATTGGCCGTATACAGAGATATATGCCTGCAATACCATTATAGAAGGGGTGAGTAATTCTGATGGTTTGAGTGCTGCTGTAAAAAATCAATTGCTGGGAGAAGCGAAGTTTATGAGGGCGTCCTATTTTTTAAATTTAGCAAATCTATATGGCGATATCCCAATGCCTACTTCAACTGTTGTTAAGGTAAATATCCAATTGAGCAGGACTCCCAAAAAACAGGTTTATGAACAGATTATTAAGGATCTGAAAGAAGCGGAGGCCTTACTAAGCCCTGAATATTTAAATGGGGGACTAAAGAAATATTCATCTGCTCCGGAAAGGGTACGGCCCACCAGCTGGGCTGCTTCAGCTTTACTGGCTAGGGTTTACCTATACAATGAGGAATGGAGTAACGCAGAACTAACCTCTTCAAAATTAATAAGTAACAACGGTTTATTTGGTTTGGAGCCCTTAAACGATGTATTTAAGAAAGATAGCCGGGAAGCCATTTGGCAGCTCCAGACTGTGTATACTGGTATGAATACCGGTGACGGAGGCTTTTTTATCCTGAGTAGTTTTGGACTATCCGAATATAACCCCGTATACTTAAGTAGCTTTATGTTAAATGCGTTTGAACCGGGGGATTCCAGGGCTGTTCCTGGAAACTGGGTTGACAAAACCGTGATTTCAGGGACTACTTATTATTACCCCTTTAAATACAAATTGAGTTACGGTTCTACGCAAGGCGCTGAATATATCATGATGCTTCGGTTAGGAGAGCAATATCTGATCAGGGCAGAAGCAAGAGCAAAATTGGAAAATGTTAACGGCGCAAGAGAAGATCTGTTTGTCATCAGAAGAAGGGCAGGTCTGGCTGATGCCACCTTAACGGCCAATGACCAGAATTCCTTACTGACCGCTGTCATGCATGAAAGGCAAGTGGAACTTTTTACTGAATGGGGACACCGATGGTTTGACTTGAAACGTACCGGTAAGGTAGATGCCGTAATGAGTGTGGTTACCCCAACAAAAGGAGGAACATGGCAAAGTACAGATCAGCTCTACCCGCTGCCGTTCAGAGATCTTCAAAGGGACAGGAATTTAACGCAAAACCCTGGGTATTGAGGGTGCCATGCTATAACGCGCTAGTCATCTCGAAGGAAGCGCAGCGATGAGAGATTTCTTGAACTATGCTTGAACAAGAGATTTCTCCCTGCGGTCGAAAGGACGGACTGGTGTTCTATTGAATAATTTTTAAACACAAACT comes from the Pedobacter heparinus DSM 2366 genome and includes:
- a CDS encoding RagB/SusD family nutrient uptake outer membrane protein, translating into MLTITKICSKYFMILSIIFYISSLGCKKFVDIDPPVTDLTTLSAFKEDNTAIAVMTGHFASLSNNDLAFTNFTGISRFTGLSSDELKLWEGVSDAKQIGYFTNDLFSHQGASAGDEYWPYTEIYACNTIIEGVSNSDGLSAAVKNQLLGEAKFMRASYFLNLANLYGDIPMPTSTVVKVNIQLSRTPKKQVYEQIIKDLKEAEALLSPEYLNGGLKKYSSAPERVRPTSWAASALLARVYLYNEEWSNAELTSSKLISNNGLFGLEPLNDVFKKDSREAIWQLQTVYTGMNTGDGGFFILSSFGLSEYNPVYLSSFMLNAFEPGDSRAVPGNWVDKTVISGTTYYYPFKYKLSYGSTQGAEYIMMLRLGEQYLIRAEARAKLENVNGAREDLFVIRRRAGLADATLTANDQNSLLTAVMHERQVELFTEWGHRWFDLKRTGKVDAVMSVVTPTKGGTWQSTDQLYPLPFRDLQRDRNLTQNPGY
- a CDS encoding SusC/RagA family TonB-linked outer membrane protein, which codes for MKNYPLKPGVLRYFGLPPKILLIMKLIIIMLFTCLMQVSASSFAQRISLSEKNASLEQVLKKIKLQTGFDVLYGSEVLNQAKKVNINLSNIPINDALGQLFEGQPLNYQVKDNTIFITRKAPTFLERLADRWAAIDITGTVLDEKGIPLPGATVKAKGAKTAITDIKGRFMLEHVEEGAMVMISYTGYVTQELPAKQAMGTIAMKLSDNPLDQVQVIAYGTQTQRNSVGSVVSIKADVLERQLVKNPLLALQGLVPNLEITPTNGLNGAGVTIRLGGSNSILNGNDPFIVIDGVPYASQTLSTASVGSLMLGNSGDSRGGSGNPLNYINPGDIESIDILRDADATAIYGSRAANGAILITTKKGKAGTTQFDLNIQNGWGQVGKFLKVLNTEQYLEMRREAFKNDGLPIPSIITNPNNTDYDVNGHWDTNRYTDWQKELIGGTAQYNNIALTISGGNVNTQFRISGTYNRMTTVFPGENANKSSNLSFSLSNTSSDQKFSLQFSGSYMGDVNRLPGVDFTYYGVKLSPNAPELLNSDGSLNWAPTLAGISSLIANPLAQLGAEYKAKTTNLVSGLALKYKILNGLEIKTNFGYTKNQNDEFSGGPLSIYPPEYRVTSNPNELRTAKYSNNNIDSWIIEPQLNYDADFKDHRFNLLIGGTAQQRSSNGINLAGSGYTNDASLEDIKSAATIVAGASVVSVYKYVGVFGRLNYNFKNKYVINLTVRRDGSSRFGPYTKFHNFGSAGVAWILSEEKFIKDNLSFLSFGKVRGNYGTTGSDQIGDYSFVPRLNAISVNVPYQGIAGYIMGGLLNEHLEWEETRKLQLGVDLGFLKDRILLTANYSRNRCSNQLLDYDLPLIAGYTYINYNFPATLQNRAIDFNLKTVNLKNAALSWTSGINLTFPDNKLLSFPGIETSTYVSNLIVGEPFNILKRNPYVGIDPMTGVFQIAGRNGPTSNASEPFERIPIDIQTEYHGGVYNSLIYRGVQFDFLFQFVKKLGANFPSNLPGRFNSGVGNQPISVLNRWQNPGDIAENQRFTQKTTLSSIYSLILSSNRSYVDASFIRLKNVSLSYQLPKEWIKRMSLQSLRIYTHVQNLFTLTRYKGLDPETQSSTTLPQLRIITLGIQASL